One Cryptococcus neoformans var. grubii H99 chromosome 3, complete sequence genomic region harbors:
- a CDS encoding thioredoxin, giving the protein MVKAIESYDEWKTLTSGSDVVVVDYWATWCGPCKMISPHFAKLEGKFPNVKFAKVDVEEQEDIAKEAQIKAMPTFVAYKDGKVIETVTGAVPAKINALLDKVAA; this is encoded by the exons ATGGTCAAGGCTATTGAATCTTACGACGAGTGGAAGACTCTC ACTTCTGGCTCCGATGTTGTCGTCGTCGACTACTGGGCGACTTGGTGCGGTCCCTGCAAGATGATCTCTCCCCATTTTGCCAAGCTTGAGGGCAAGTTCCCCAATGTCAAGTTTGCTAAGGTCGATGTTGAGGAGCAAGAG GACATTGCCAAGGAGGCTCAAATCAAGGCCATGCCTACTTTTGTCGCCTACAAAGACGGCAAGGTGATCGAGACTGTTACCGGCGCTGTCCCCGCAAAGATCAAT GCTTTGCTCGACAAGGTTGCTGCTTAA
- a CDS encoding inositol/phosphatidylinositol kinase has product MDSNQSASQASGSQQFPPDARSAARFHLQAAGHDGAIDTSLDHRNVYKPTTQEEIQFYENINDSDFLIEHPGLVKIKPFIPAYKGCVDRSSYTRSDDSMQTEVEEEVPVYGEGGEVVGYKENTAKKHTHSIVLSNLLYELQNPTVADFKLGKRWWGSGSGQAKRFRHDKSCAATTSSATGILFAGEHTWVPGQETCVPTTKSYGYSLREDTLSDSMACVFPSVTDLHLPSEKPYLASETDPSSWLQRKKSSDYMVDMSNRALKSLESVTDIRTATKESGWSYPGSSLLIAHGVSKFTGKTEVKCALIDFAHAHKHNDELPPDGVDDGLETLSKLLEDRANYLESYRRTTARRHDTAEL; this is encoded by the exons ATGGACAGTAATCAAAGCGCAAGTCAAGCGTCCGGCTCCCAGCAATTCCCACCGGATGCGCGAAGTGCCGCCCGTTTCCATTTACAAGCCGCAGGTCATGATGGGGCAATTGACACGTCTTTGGATCACAGAAATGTGTACAAA CCCACGACCCAAGAAGAAATCCAGTTCTATGAGAATATTAACGATTCCGACTTCCTCATTGAACACCCCGGATTAGTCAAGATAAAGCCTTTCATTCCTGCATACAAAGGATGTGTTGATCGCTCTTCATATACCAGGTCCGATGATTCCATGCAAACcgaagttgaagaagaggttcCTGTATAcggagaaggtggagaagtGGTCGGATACAAGGAAAACACTGCAAAGAAGCACACCCAC TCAATTGTACTTTCAAACTTATTATACGAGCTGCAGAACCCTACTGTAGCCGATTTTAAACTAGGGAAACgatggtggggaagtgGATCGGGGCAGGCCAAACGCTTTAGACATGATAAGTCATGCGCGGCCACGACTAGCAGTGCAACAGGTATTCTATTTGCAGGGGAACAT ACATGGGTCCCTGGCCAAGAAACCTGCGTTCCGACTACCAAAAGCTACGGGTACAGCCTTCGAGAAGACACTTTGAGCGACTCTATGGCATGTGTCTTTCCAAGCGTTACAGATCtgcatcttccttctgaaAAGCCATATCTGGCTTCAGAGACTGACCCGAGCAGTTGGCtacaaagaaaaaagtcGTCGGATTACATGGTAGATATGTCAAATAGGGCCCTAAAGTCACTTGAAAGCGTTACCGATATAAGAACAGCTACGAAAGAATCAGGATGGAGCTATCCAGGAAGTTCGCTACTCATTGCGCATGGTGTGTCCAAGTTTACGGGGAAGACAGAAGTCAAATGCGCTTTAATTGACTTTGCGCATGCGCATAAGCACAACGATGAGTTGCCCCCGGATGGTGTTGACGATGGATTGGAGACGTTGTCCAAGCTGTTAGAAGACAGAGCCAATTATTTGGAGTCCTATCGCCGCACGACCGCTCGGCGCCATGATACAGCAGAGCTCTGA